In one Dunckerocampus dactyliophorus isolate RoL2022-P2 chromosome 9, RoL_Ddac_1.1, whole genome shotgun sequence genomic region, the following are encoded:
- the fzd5 gene encoding frizzled-5, with protein MGSTVRLLVLALLVQSPGALQGASKELVCEPITVPMCRGIGYNLTYMPNQFNHDTQEEVGLEVHQFWPLVRIHCSPDLLFFLCSMYTPICLPDYRKPLPPCRSVCERAKRGCSPLMSQYGFDWPERMSCERLPRLGDETLCMDQNSSETTTVTPPFPKPTHKGRARPAGPPQGECRCRDPLVPIKRESHSLYGRVHTGPLPNCAQPCHQAYFSADERTFTAFWVGLWSFLCFVSTLTTVATFLMDMERFKYPERPIIFLAACYLFVSLGYIIRLVAGHERVACAPSGGGGDQLRVLYDTTGPALCTLVFLLVYFFSMASSIWWVVLSFSWFLAAGMKWGSEAIASYCQYFHLAAWLIPSVKTIIVLALSAVDGDPVAGICFVGNQSLGNLRGFVLAPLVVYLFTGSLFLLAGFVSLFRIRSIIKQGGTKTDKLERLMIRIGVFTVFYTVPATIVVACLVYEQHQRPEWERALACTCASERQRLGIGPEYAIFMLKYFMCLVVGITSGAWIWSGKTVETWRRFLVHCCPCWQHKVAAPSPLYTQATAALTGPAPGMYHKASSHI; from the coding sequence ATGGGGTCCACCGTGCGGCTGCTGGTCCTGGCCCTGCTGGTCCAGAGTCCAGGTGCACTCCAGGGAGCGTCCAAAGAGCTCGTGTGCGAGCCCATCACGGTGCCCATGTGTCGCGGGATCGGCTACAACCTGACCTACATGCCCAACCAGTTCAACCACGACACCCAGGAGGAGGTGGGCCTGGAGGTGCACCAGTTCTGGCCCTTGGTGCGTATCCACTGCTCTCCGGACCTGCTGTTCTTCCTGTGCAGCATGTACACGCCCATCTGCCTACCGGACTACCGCAAGCCCCTCCCCCCGTGCCGCTCCGTATGCGAGCGGGCCAAGCGGGGTTGCTCGCCGCTTATGAGCCAGTACGGCTTCGACTGGCCTGAGAGGATGAGTTGTGAACGCCTGCCCCGCCTGGGCGATGAGACCCTCTGCATGGACCAGAACAGCAGCGAGACCACCACCGTGACACCCCCTTTCCCCAAGCCCACCCATAAGGGTCGAGCTAGACCTGCAGGACCGCCTCAGGGTGAGTGCCGCTGCAGGGACCCTCTGGTTCCAATCAAGAGGGAGTCCCACTCCCTGTACGGGCGGGTCCACACGGGGCCCCTTCCCAACTGCGCCCAGCCATGCCACCAGGCCTACTTCTCGGCAGACGAGCGCACCTTCACGGCCTTCTGGGTGGGCCTGTGGTCATTCCTGTGCTTCGTGTCCACACTGACCACAGTGGCCACCTTCCTGATGGACATGGAGCGCTTCAAGTACCCAGAGAGACCCATCATCTTCCTAGCCGCCTGCTACCTCTTCGTGTCGCTGGGTTACATCATCCGCCTGGTGGCTGGTCACGAGCGGGTGGCGTGCGCCCCCAGCGGCGGGGGTGGCGATCAGCTTCGTGTCCTTTATGACACCACTGGGCCCGCTCTGTGCACGCTGGTCTTCCTTTTGGTCTACTTCTTCAGCATGGCCAGCTCCATCTGGTGGGTGGTCCTGTCCTTCAGCTGGTTCCTGGCAGCCGGGATGAAGTGGGGCAGCGAGGCCATCGCCAGCTACTGCCAGTACTTCCACCTCGCCGCCTGGCTCATCCCCAGCGTCAAGACCATCATCGTCCTGGCTCTCAGCGCCGTCGACGGCGACCCGGTGGCCGGTATCTGCTTTGTGGGCAACCAGAGCCTGGGGAACCTACGGGGGTTTGTACTGGCGCCTCTGGTGGTCTATCTCTTCACGGGCTCGCTCTTCTTGCTCGCCGGCTTCGTTTCACTCTTCCGCATCCGGAGCATCATCAAGCAAGGTGGCACCAAGACAGACAAACTGGAGCGGCTCATGATCCGCATCGGTGTATTCACGGTGTTCTACACGGTGCCCGCCACCATCGTGGTAGCCTGCCTGGTCTACGAGCAGCACCAGAGACCCGAATGGGAGCGAGCGCTGGCCTGCACCTGCGCCTCTGAGCGCCAGCGTTTAGGCATCGGGCCGGAGTACGCCATCTTCATGCTCAAGTACTTCATGTGCTTGGTGGTGGGCATCACCTCCGGGGCCTGGATCTGGTCGGGAAAGACTGTGGAGACCTGGAGGAGGTTCTTGGTGCACTGCTGCCCCTGCTGGCAGCACAAAGTGGCAGCTCCGTCCCCCTTGTACACCCAGGCCACTGCTGCTTTAACTGGACCTGCCCCAGGAATGTATCATAAAGCTTCGTCTCATATATGA